A single genomic interval of Littorina saxatilis isolate snail1 linkage group LG17, US_GU_Lsax_2.0, whole genome shotgun sequence harbors:
- the LOC138953426 gene encoding uncharacterized protein: METVRRSSADLDGSGLASRVRGRGRGRAHLPHEDIVASNPGLSSASKSERYSYMHHDDRFSDDAVQNGEENRSSRQSNSEHDKKQASDKENSCSPRPQRSRRHNFDNGVMSRINTILRVGNNERSDASATQSLDRKTKESSPSSDKSGRGSPNLRLHIPPNTTSAAQFASMIRKQIAAGERPRSMTDPTSSGTASETERKQTDVKAAEIVSDDASSSHPQTKSSGSHTSSSALVKAKGRGRARGRARSRQADVDLAPAPGGSVNSQGHLVEYHSENMDQEQFVDANTTSSVLDSDAFTSECIPEDSQSSSRAASDMVGDASEDTETPFQNNGVDITSSEVDKQHETAKNLCLKIDVGGTNPAGDMCSPGQVDDITQLLSPDHEYTLDWAAAMETPTPDTSFESPPDWSIREEDGY; the protein is encoded by the exons atggaaacAGTGAGACGCTCCTCAGCAGATTTGGATGGTTCCGGATTGGCCTCCCGTGTCAGAGGTCGTGGTAGGGGTCGTGCACATTTGCCGCATGAGGACATTGTCGCATCCAATCCTGGACTGAGCAGTGCATCAAAATCAGAAAGATACAGTTACATGCATCATGATGATAGATTCAGTGATGATGCAGTGCAGAATGGGGAAGAGAACAGAAGTAGCAGACAGTCGAACTCAGAGCACGACAAGAAGCAAGCATCAGACAAAGAGAACTCGTGCAGCCCAAGGCCACAAAGATCTCGCAGACATAATTTTGACAATGGGGTCATGTCACGGATCAACACCATCCTCCGTGTGGGAAACAATGAACGTTCTGATGCCAGTGCCACACAGTCACTGGACAGAAAGACGAAAGAGTCATCCCCATCGTCGGACAAATCAGGACGTGGGTCCCCTAACCTGCGTCTGCACATCCCACCAAACACTACCTCTGCTGCACAGTTTGCGTCAATGATTCGTAAGCAGATTGCAGCTGGGGAAAGACCACGCAGCATGACCGACCCCACATCTTCCGGGACGGCtagtgagactgagagaaaacAGACTGATGTCAAGGCAGCTGAAATCGTCAGTGATGACGCTTCCTCGTCTCACCCACAGACAAAATCATCAG GATCACATACCTCATCTTCTGCCCTTGTCAAAGCTAAAGGACGTGGGCGTGCCCGGGGACGTGCTCGTAGCAGGCAGGCCGATGTAGACCTGGCACCGGCACCAGGAGGTTCAGTCAACTCACAAGGTCATCTTGTGGAATATCACTCAGAAAATATGGACCAAGAACAGTTTGTTGATGCTAATACGACCAGCTCTGTACTAGACAGTGATGCTTTTACAAGTGAATGCATACCTGAGGATTCTCAGTCGTCGTCTCGGGCTGCATCTGACATGGTAGGAGACGCTTCCGAAGATACTGAGACCCCATTTCAAAACAATGGTGTGGATATAACTAGTTCTGAGGTGGACAAACAACACGAAACTGCCAAGAATTTGTGTCTCAAAATAGATGTGGGTGGAACCAATCCAGCAGGGGATATGTGTAGCCCTGGCCAGGTGGATGATATCACACAACTGCTGTCTCCTGACCACGAGTACACGCTGGACTGGGCTGCTGCCATGGAGACGCCCACTCCGGACACTTCTTTTGAGTCGCCGCCTGACTGGAGTATAAGGGAAGAGGATGGGTACTAG